Proteins from a genomic interval of Cyprinus carpio isolate SPL01 chromosome A21, ASM1834038v1, whole genome shotgun sequence:
- the LOC109045526 gene encoding bile salt-activated lipase-like — protein MTMAMLGVFISVALILGTANAASLGAVYTEGGMVQGENHNVGLFRYMDVFKGIPFAAPPGRLEKPVPHPGWSGVLKATDYRKRCMQLNLLATDVVGSEDCLYLNIWIPQGRSVSTGLPVMVFIYGGGFLLGGGQGANFLNNYLYDGQEIADRGNVIVVTFNYRVGSLGFLSSGDADAPGNYGLWDQHAAISWVHRNIRNFGGNPDNITIFGESAGGASVNFQILSPKNKGLIRRAISQSGVALCPWAVNRNPRQYAEEIARKVGCPTDSGMVACLRRTDPKTVTLAGNVNFSASASHPIVHNLALSPVIDGDFLPDEPETLFGNAADIDYIAGVNDMDGHIFATLDIPSINNALVSTPVEEVRALSVALSKSRGPDAGITTYEEYTVNWGSKPSDKVVKKTIVDMETDYIFLVPTQAALYLHSDHAKSGRTYSYLFSEPSRMPVFPVWMGADHADDLQYVFGKPLSTPLGYFPRHRDVARYMISYWTNFAQTGDPNKGESSVPVTWPEFASSGHQYIDINNKMNRDSVKQMLRTRLVYYWTTVFASFPAVQKS, from the exons ATGACGATGGCGATGCTGGGAGTTTTCATCTCTGTCGCCCTCATTCTGGGCACAGCAAATGCAGCTTCT TTGGGAGCTGTGTACACCGAGGGAGGGATGGTACAGGGAGAGAACCATAACGTTGGACTCTTCCGCTATATGGACGTGTTCAAGGGAATCCCCTTCGCCGCCCCACCTGGCAGATTAGAGAAGCCCGTTCCTCACCCAGGCTGGAGCG GTGTTCTGAAAGCCACTGACTACAGAAAGAGGTGCATGCAGCTCAATCTTCTCGCTACTGATGTCGTGGGCAGTGAGGACTGTCTCTACCTGAACATCTGGATCCCTCAGGGCAGAAGTG TGTCTACCGGTCTGCCTGTTATGGTGTTCATCTATGGTGGTGGCTTCCTGCTTGGTGGTGGTCAGGGTGCAAACTTCTTGAACAACTACCTGTATGATGGACAGGAGATCGCAGACAGAGGAAATGTCATCGTGGTGACATTCAACTACCGTGTTGGATCCCTCGGATTCCTCAGCAGCGGAGATGCTGATGCACCTG GAAACTATGGCCTGTGGGATCAGCACGCCGCTATCTCCTGGGTACACAGAAACATCAGGAATTTTGGTGGCAATCCAGACAACATTACAATCTTTGGGGAGTCAGCAGGGGGAGCCAGTGTGAACTTCCAG ATTCTTTCTCCTAAAAACAAGGGCCTGATCCGCAGAGCTATCTCACAGAGTGGTGTTGCTCTCTGTCCCTGGGCTGTCAACAGAAATCCACGACAGTATGCTGAGGAG ATTGCAAGGAAGGTAGGATGCCCCACTGATAGTGGGATGGTGGCTTGTCTGAGGAGGACAGATCCAAAGACTGTAACCCTCGCTGGGAATGTGAACTTCAGTGCATCTGCTTCTC ATCCCATTGTACACAATCTGGCTCTCTCCCCTGTCATCGATGGTGACTTCCTCCCCGACGAGCCTGAAACCCTTTTCGGGAATGCTGCTGACATTGACTACATCGCTGGAGTCAACGACATGGATGGCCACATCTTTGCCACCCTTGACATCCCCTCTATCAACAACGCACTGGTGTCCACCCCTGT GGAGGAGGTCAGGGCTCTCTCAGTTGCCCTGTCTAAATCTAGAGGACCAGATGCAGGTATCACAACTTATGAGGAGTACACAGTCAATTGGGGTAGCAAACCTAGTGATAAGGTTGTTAAGAAAACGATTGTTGACATGGAGACGGACTACATCTTCCTGGTGCCAACCCAAGCAGCCCTGTACCTCCATTCTGACCACGCTAA ATCTGGACGAACCTATTCCTACCTGTTCTCTGAGCCCTCTCGCATGCCTGTCTTCCCAGTCTGGATGGGTGCCGATCACGCTGATGACCTTCAGTATGTGTTTGGGAAGCCTTTGAGCACTCCTCTGGGCTACTTTCCTCGCCATCGTGACGTCGCCAGATACATGATTTCCTACTGGACCAATTTTGCTCAAACTGG TGACCCTAACAAAGGTGAGTCCAGTGTTCCTGTAACCTGGCCTGAATTTGCCAGCAGTGGCCATCAGTACATAGATATCAACAACAAGATGAACAGGGACAGCGTCAAGCAGATGTTGAGAACCCGCTTGGTTTACTACTGGACTACCGTCTTTGCCAGCTTTCCTGCCGTCCAGAAGAGCTGA